A portion of the Lolium rigidum isolate FL_2022 chromosome 1, APGP_CSIRO_Lrig_0.1, whole genome shotgun sequence genome contains these proteins:
- the LOC124683402 gene encoding 60S ribosomal protein L18a-like protein, with translation MQETRGPTAKLPSVSHFAGTSPPPYPHYYGTFSPPPPPPAAAAAYSPSLNGCGAESVVAFPCTVQQQVFAEGLPVREPRLPFWGVGIGWALFLFGFFLAAIPWYTGAFLLFFVALDHREKPGLIACTIAGIFALVPFMLNGIRMQPFW, from the exons ATGCAAGAGACCAGGGGCCCCACCGCCAAGCTTCCCTCCGTCTCCCACTTCGCCGGCACCAGCCCTCCCCCGTACCCCCACTACTACGGCACCTTctcccctccgcctccgccgccggccgcagcAGCCGCCTACAGCCCCTCCCTGAACG GGTGCGGTGCTGAGAGCGTTGTTGCTTTCCCGTGCACCGTCCAGCAGCAGGTCTTCGCGGAGGGCCTCCCAGTCCGGGAGCCGCGGCTGCCTTTCTGGGGCGTCGGCATCGGCTGGGCTTT GTTCTTATTCGGGTTCTTCTTGGCTGCAATTCCCTGGTATACTGGTGCTTTTCTTCTATTCTTTGTTGCATTGGATCACCGGGAGAAGCCTGGATTGATTGCCTGCACAATTGCT GGCATTTTTGCACTAGTCCCATTCATGCTCAATGGCATAAGAATGCAACCTTTCTGGTGA